A window of Blastomonas sp. SL216 contains these coding sequences:
- a CDS encoding FAD-binding oxidoreductase, translated as MENDTPSSQMLSGNTALVVGGGLIGLCAALRLQEKGAAVTLLEPQQTPRGASWGNAGHIATEQVQPLASPDTIRSAWSRLHPRGALALPAGQIRTWGPFALRLVRASTPRRFAAGTAALSSLLAEAMPAWARLTASAGAGSLLRQDGHFVAWESEASARQGRAFWLGTDIGSAHVRDAMPNELEAIRDLARGGQIAAAVRFAGSGQIGDLGALADALRARLAALGGVIRHAAADAITIDGDTASVRCDGQMLQADQIVLCAGAASAELLRPTGVRIPLIAERGYHIQSPASRWPHDMPPVAFEDRSMIVTRFAGGLRAASFVEFAARTAPPDPAKWDKLRRHVTELGLPFDLPGEPWMGARPTLPDYLPAIGRSQRARNLLYAFGHQHLGMTLAAVTGEAVAALACRTRPAIDLAPFDAARFGETV; from the coding sequence GGGCAACACCGCCCTCGTGGTCGGCGGGGGCCTGATCGGCCTTTGCGCTGCCCTGCGCCTGCAGGAAAAGGGGGCAGCGGTAACGCTGCTGGAACCGCAGCAGACACCGCGCGGCGCATCCTGGGGCAATGCGGGTCATATAGCAACCGAGCAGGTTCAGCCGCTCGCCTCTCCCGATACGATTCGCAGCGCCTGGTCGCGCCTCCACCCGCGCGGCGCGCTGGCCCTGCCCGCAGGCCAGATCCGCACCTGGGGGCCCTTTGCGCTGCGTCTGGTGCGCGCCAGCACCCCGCGCCGCTTTGCAGCTGGCACCGCCGCGCTATCGTCGCTGCTGGCTGAAGCAATGCCCGCCTGGGCCAGATTGACCGCCAGCGCCGGGGCGGGCTCGCTGCTGCGGCAGGACGGGCATTTCGTCGCCTGGGAAAGCGAGGCCAGCGCGAGGCAGGGCCGCGCCTTCTGGCTTGGCACCGATATCGGCAGCGCTCATGTTCGCGACGCCATGCCGAACGAGCTGGAGGCCATTCGCGACCTGGCCCGGGGCGGACAGATTGCGGCTGCCGTGCGCTTTGCGGGGTCAGGCCAGATCGGCGACCTGGGGGCTCTGGCCGATGCGCTGCGCGCACGGCTGGCGGCGCTGGGCGGCGTGATCCGCCATGCCGCCGCAGACGCGATCACGATCGATGGCGACACGGCATCCGTCCGCTGCGACGGGCAGATGCTGCAGGCCGACCAGATCGTGCTGTGCGCCGGGGCCGCTTCTGCCGAATTGCTGCGGCCGACCGGCGTGCGCATCCCGCTGATCGCCGAGCGCGGTTACCACATTCAGTCGCCCGCGAGCCGCTGGCCGCACGATATGCCGCCGGTGGCGTTCGAGGACCGGTCGATGATCGTCACCCGCTTTGCAGGCGGCCTGCGCGCGGCGAGCTTTGTCGAATTCGCCGCGCGCACCGCGCCGCCCGATCCGGCGAAATGGGACAAGCTGCGCCGGCATGTGACGGAACTGGGCCTGCCCTTCGATCTTCCCGGCGAACCCTGGATGGGGGCACGCCCGACTTTGCCCGATTATCTGCCCGCGATCGGCCGCAGCCAGCGTGCGCGCAACCTGCTATACGCATTCGGCCACCAGCATCTGGGCATGACGCTCGCAGCGGTGACCGGCGAGGCTGTCGCCGCGCTCGCCTGCCGGACGCGGCCCGCCATCGATCTTGCGCCCTTTGACGCGGCGCGTTTTGGAGAAACCGTATGA
- a CDS encoding DUF448 domain-containing protein, with the protein MRKLPNDTAGDLLTDAASNTAADKADGPIRRCILSGERAERDQLIRLAISPEGLVAPDVRARAPGRGAWIGVNRPVLEEAIAKGRLKAALARAFKTGPITVPDDLPGMIEEALTRALLDRLGLEARSGTLLTGSDRIAEAARRGKVEMLLHASDASADGNAKLDQAWRVGSDSEGSGQRGAVLPVDRTRLSVALGRDNAVHVALTDHRAAVRIDQFLGRLLHFQGEGAVPGPGMAT; encoded by the coding sequence ATGCGGAAACTTCCCAATGACACGGCCGGCGATCTTCTAACCGACGCTGCCTCCAACACTGCCGCCGACAAGGCGGATGGCCCGATCCGCCGCTGCATATTGAGCGGTGAGCGGGCGGAGCGTGACCAGCTGATCCGGCTTGCCATCAGCCCCGAGGGGCTGGTCGCGCCCGATGTCCGCGCGCGTGCCCCGGGGCGCGGCGCGTGGATCGGCGTGAACAGACCCGTGCTGGAAGAGGCCATTGCCAAGGGCCGGTTGAAGGCCGCGCTGGCGCGTGCGTTCAAGACCGGGCCGATCACGGTGCCCGACGACCTGCCCGGCATGATCGAGGAGGCGCTGACCCGCGCGCTGCTCGACCGGCTGGGTCTGGAAGCGCGATCGGGCACGCTGCTGACCGGATCGGACCGCATTGCCGAGGCAGCGCGGCGCGGCAAGGTGGAGATGCTGCTGCATGCCAGCGACGCCTCCGCCGATGGCAATGCCAAGCTGGACCAGGCCTGGCGCGTGGGCAGCGACAGCGAGGGCAGCGGTCAGCGTGGGGCTGTATTGCCTGTAGACCGCACCCGCCTGTCTGTGGCATTGGGGCGCGACAACGCGGTTCACGTGGCGCTGACCGATCATCGCGCCGCCGTGCGCATTGACCAGTTTCTTGGCCGATTGCTGCATTTCCAAGGGGAGGGGGCCGTACCCGGCCCCGGCATGGCAACCTAG
- a CDS encoding dicarboxylate/amino acid:cation symporter: MVSLSSPTPLPTRAPRRWYAQLYVQVLVAIVAGVALGHFAPQTGAAMKPLGDVFIKLVKMVIAPVIFLTIVTGIAGMRDLASVGRVAGKAFAYFLTFSTLALIVGLIVANVVQPGAGLNIDPATLDTGKVSEYTAKAQETSITGFLSSIVPDTFLASLSSGNLLQVLFVSILFGISLAMIGDKGARLLDLLEDASAAFFKLVGIVMKAAPIGAFGAMAFTIGEYGIGTLANLAALVATFYLTSLLFVLVVLGAVARLCGFSILKLIAYLRAELLLVLGTSSSESALPSLIEKMERAGCPKTVVGLVVPTGYSFNLDGTNIYMTLAALFIAQACNVDLTLGEQLLLLGVAMISSKGAAGVTGAGFITLAATLSIVPSVPVAGMALILGIDRFMSECRSLTNFIGNAVATVVVSKWEGRLDKEQFDLALADRLPRVEDLPEDAVDP; the protein is encoded by the coding sequence ATGGTTTCGCTCAGCTCGCCCACCCCCCTTCCCACCCGCGCCCCGCGTCGCTGGTATGCGCAGCTTTACGTGCAGGTGCTGGTCGCCATTGTCGCGGGCGTGGCGCTCGGCCATTTCGCGCCGCAGACAGGCGCGGCGATGAAGCCGCTGGGCGATGTGTTCATCAAGCTGGTCAAGATGGTGATCGCGCCGGTCATCTTCCTCACCATCGTCACCGGCATTGCCGGGATGCGCGATCTGGCCAGCGTGGGCCGCGTCGCGGGCAAGGCCTTTGCCTATTTCCTCACCTTTTCGACGCTGGCGCTGATCGTCGGGCTGATCGTCGCCAATGTCGTGCAGCCGGGCGCGGGGCTGAACATCGATCCGGCGACTCTCGATACCGGCAAGGTCAGCGAATATACCGCCAAGGCCCAGGAAACTAGCATTACCGGCTTTCTGTCGAGCATCGTGCCCGACACCTTCCTCGCCTCGCTCAGCAGCGGCAACCTGTTGCAGGTGCTGTTCGTGTCGATCCTGTTCGGCATTTCGCTCGCGATGATCGGCGACAAGGGCGCGCGGCTGCTCGACCTGCTCGAGGATGCCTCGGCCGCGTTTTTCAAGCTGGTCGGCATCGTGATGAAGGCCGCCCCTATCGGTGCGTTCGGCGCGATGGCCTTTACCATCGGCGAATATGGCATCGGGACGCTGGCCAATCTCGCCGCGCTCGTCGCCACCTTCTACCTCACCTCGCTGCTGTTCGTGCTGGTCGTGCTCGGTGCGGTGGCGCGGTTGTGCGGCTTTTCGATCCTCAAGCTCATCGCCTATCTGCGCGCCGAGCTGCTGCTGGTGCTGGGCACGTCATCATCGGAAAGTGCGCTGCCCTCGCTGATCGAAAAGATGGAGCGTGCCGGCTGCCCCAAGACCGTAGTCGGCCTGGTCGTACCCACCGGCTACAGCTTCAACCTGGATGGCACCAATATCTACATGACGCTCGCCGCCTTGTTCATCGCGCAGGCGTGCAATGTCGACCTGACTTTGGGCGAACAGCTGCTGCTGCTGGGGGTAGCGATGATCTCGTCCAAGGGCGCGGCGGGGGTGACGGGCGCGGGCTTCATCACGCTGGCAGCGACCCTGTCGATCGTGCCATCGGTCCCGGTTGCGGGCATGGCGCTGATCCTGGGCATCGACCGCTTCATGTCCGAATGCCGCAGCCTCACCAATTTCATCGGCAATGCCGTGGCCACCGTGGTGGTGTCGAAATGGGAGGGGCGGCTGGACAAGGAACAGTTCGACCTGGCGCTGGCTGACCGGCTGCCGCGCGTCGAGGATCTGCCGGAAGATGCAGTAGACCCCTGA
- a CDS encoding aspartyl/asparaginyl beta-hydroxylase domain-containing protein, translated as MDRQQASIHTQQAINALRAGEAARARDLLGAVAKDPPPGEAPPWFLLAQACQMAADADGQGEALSRLLAEEPRHLGGLLLMAGFKAAQGDSRAASSFYTTALATANHAGPDQVPQTLVPLLQQGQRYLQQAQAGYAEFLTGQLAGKGIAQGAVSPRIDMALDLLLGRKQLYLQEPTSFYFPGLPQRQFYEAAEFEWAAAFEAQAGEMRAELEALLERSREFSPYVQTRPDRPAAANPLRDDPSWGAHYLWEDGAIVPDHAALAPVTMAALDTAPMPVIQARSPMALYSLLRPGTHIQPHNGMLNTRLICHLPLITNPDCAIRVGNETRSWQQGRLLIFDDSIEHEAWNRGQATRIILLFEIWRPEISADERTALTAVFEAITAYGGMPRDQG; from the coding sequence ATGGACCGTCAGCAAGCCAGCATCCACACCCAACAGGCGATCAATGCCCTGCGCGCAGGCGAGGCTGCGCGCGCCCGCGACCTGCTCGGCGCAGTCGCCAAGGACCCGCCGCCGGGCGAGGCACCGCCATGGTTTCTGCTGGCCCAGGCCTGCCAGATGGCGGCCGATGCCGATGGCCAGGGCGAGGCGCTGAGCCGGTTGCTGGCAGAGGAGCCGCGGCATCTGGGCGGATTGCTGCTGATGGCGGGGTTCAAGGCGGCGCAGGGGGATTCGCGCGCGGCCTCTTCCTTCTACACCACGGCGCTGGCGACCGCGAACCATGCCGGACCCGATCAGGTCCCGCAGACGCTGGTCCCCTTGCTGCAGCAGGGGCAACGCTATCTGCAACAGGCGCAGGCGGGCTATGCCGAGTTCCTGACCGGGCAGCTGGCGGGCAAGGGCATTGCGCAAGGCGCAGTATCGCCGCGTATCGACATGGCGCTCGACCTGCTGCTGGGGCGCAAGCAGCTCTATCTGCAGGAACCGACCAGCTTCTATTTTCCCGGCCTGCCGCAACGGCAATTCTATGAGGCCGCCGAGTTCGAATGGGCAGCGGCTTTCGAGGCGCAGGCAGGCGAAATGCGCGCGGAACTGGAGGCGCTGCTGGAGCGCAGCCGCGAATTCAGCCCCTATGTCCAGACCCGGCCCGACCGGCCAGCCGCCGCCAACCCGTTGCGCGACGATCCCAGCTGGGGTGCGCATTATCTGTGGGAAGACGGGGCAATCGTGCCCGATCACGCAGCGCTCGCCCCGGTGACCATGGCTGCGCTCGATACCGCACCGATGCCGGTCATCCAGGCGCGCTCCCCGATGGCGCTCTATTCGCTGCTGCGCCCCGGAACGCATATCCAGCCGCATAACGGCATGCTCAATACCCGGCTGATCTGCCACCTGCCGCTGATCACCAATCCCGATTGCGCGATCCGGGTCGGCAACGAGACGCGCAGCTGGCAGCAGGGCAGGCTGCTGATCTTCGACGACAGCATCGAGCATGAGGCGTGGAACCGGGGTCAGGCGACGCGCATCATCCTGCTGTTCGAAATCTGGCGGCCCGAGATTTCGGCGGACGAGCGCACCGCGCTGACAGCGGTGTTCGAGGCGATCACCGCTTATGGAGGCATGCCGCGCGACCAGGGCTGA
- the nusA gene encoding transcription termination factor NusA, giving the protein MASAISANKAELLAIANSVATEKMIDKTIVLEAMEEAIQRAARARYGAENDIRAKLDPVSGDLRLWRVVEVVETVEDYFKQVDVKQAQKLQKGAVVGDFIVDPLPAVDLGRIDAQAAKQVIFQKVRDAERERQFDEFKDRVGEIITGVVKSVEFGHVIVNLGRAEGVIRREQQIPREVARVGDRIRAIILNVRRENRGPQIFLSRAHPDFMRKLFELEVPEIYDGIIQIKAAARDPGSRAKIGVISYDSSIDPVGACVGMKGSRVQAVVQEMQGEKIDIIPWSEDTATFVVNALQPATVSRVVIDEEESRIEVVVPDDQLSLAIGRRGQNVRLASQLTGSAIDIMTEAESSEKRQKEFTERSEMFQNELDVDETLSQLLVAEGFSELEEVAYVSPEELSTIEGFDEELAEELQSRAQEALERREEASREERRGLGVEDALAELPHLTEAMLVTLGKAGIKTLDDLADLATDELIAKKRTEQRRRDNSAPANKRPEDKGGVLATYGLTEEQGNEIIMAARAHWFEDEDAGADGEDAHAETSQ; this is encoded by the coding sequence ATGGCCAGCGCCATTTCCGCCAACAAGGCTGAACTTCTCGCCATCGCCAATTCGGTGGCGACGGAAAAGATGATCGACAAGACCATCGTCCTCGAGGCGATGGAAGAAGCGATCCAGCGCGCGGCGCGGGCCCGTTACGGCGCGGAAAACGACATCCGCGCGAAGCTCGATCCGGTCAGCGGCGATCTGCGCCTGTGGCGCGTCGTCGAGGTGGTCGAAACGGTCGAGGACTATTTCAAGCAGGTCGATGTCAAGCAGGCGCAGAAGCTGCAAAAGGGCGCTGTCGTCGGCGATTTCATCGTCGATCCGCTCCCCGCAGTGGACCTGGGCCGCATCGACGCGCAGGCCGCCAAGCAGGTGATCTTCCAGAAGGTCCGCGATGCCGAGCGCGAACGCCAGTTCGACGAGTTCAAGGACCGCGTGGGTGAAATCATCACTGGCGTCGTCAAGTCGGTCGAATTCGGCCATGTCATCGTCAATCTGGGCCGCGCCGAAGGCGTGATCCGCCGCGAACAGCAGATCCCGCGCGAAGTTGCCCGCGTCGGCGACCGCATCCGCGCGATCATCCTCAACGTCCGCCGCGAAAACCGTGGGCCGCAGATCTTCCTGAGCCGCGCGCATCCCGATTTCATGCGCAAGCTGTTCGAGCTGGAAGTGCCCGAAATCTACGACGGCATCATCCAGATCAAGGCCGCTGCGCGCGATCCGGGCAGCCGCGCCAAGATCGGCGTGATCAGCTATGACAGCTCGATCGACCCGGTCGGCGCGTGCGTCGGCATGAAGGGCAGCCGCGTCCAGGCGGTCGTCCAGGAAATGCAGGGCGAGAAGATCGACATCATCCCCTGGTCGGAAGACACCGCGACCTTCGTCGTCAACGCGCTGCAGCCGGCCACCGTCAGCCGCGTGGTGATCGACGAGGAAGAAAGCCGCATCGAAGTCGTCGTTCCCGACGATCAGCTGTCGCTGGCCATTGGCCGTCGCGGCCAGAACGTGCGGCTCGCCAGCCAGCTCACCGGCTCTGCCATCGACATCATGACCGAGGCGGAATCGAGCGAGAAGCGTCAGAAGGAATTCACCGAGCGTTCGGAAATGTTCCAGAACGAGCTGGACGTCGATGAAACCCTGTCGCAGCTGCTGGTGGCCGAAGGGTTCAGCGAGCTCGAGGAAGTCGCCTATGTCTCGCCCGAGGAGCTTTCGACCATCGAAGGCTTTGACGAGGAACTGGCCGAAGAGCTGCAGAGCCGCGCCCAGGAAGCACTGGAACGCCGCGAGGAAGCCTCGCGTGAGGAACGCCGTGGTCTGGGCGTCGAAGATGCGCTGGCCGAGCTGCCGCACCTCACCGAAGCGATGCTGGTGACTTTGGGCAAGGCGGGGATCAAGACGCTCGACGATCTGGCCGATCTCGCCACCGACGAGCTGATCGCCAAGAAGCGTACCGAGCAGCGTCGCCGCGACAATTCGGCCCCTGCCAACAAGCGGCCCGAGGACAAGGGCGGCGTTCTCGCCACCTATGGCCTGACCGAAGAGCAGGGCAACGAGATCATCATGGCCGCGCGCGCGCACTGGTTCGAGGACGAGGATGCGGGCGCCGATGGGGAGGACGCGCATGCGGAAACTTCCCAATGA
- a CDS encoding Xaa-Pro peptidase family protein: MKGIGGSTAAEQLADLSRWAEIAPAIGQDERLARIEKARKLTRDSGADALIIGAGASLRYFAGVSWGGTERLVALMIPVTGDPIMIAPYFELGSLEAELAIPVEIRLWQEDESPTALVADACRAWGATTLAIDPALPFLFVDRIAKSAPGLTLTSGAAAVDGCRMHKSAAEIALMQQAKSMTLEAHRRAALILREGIRASEVIRFIGDCHRAMGAGAGGSGSSTFCMVQFGRGSAFPHGLPGDPELHEGDMVLIDTGTTVHGYHSDITRSYVFGKPDDEQRRIWDLEKAAQAAAFDAAQPGDPCEVVDAAARRVLEAAGLGPDYALPGLPHRTGHGIGLSIHEPAYLVRGDTTPLATGMCFSNEPMIVIPDRFGIRLEDHFYMTENGPRWFTEPQVAIDAPFG; encoded by the coding sequence ATGAAGGGCATTGGCGGATCGACCGCAGCCGAGCAGCTTGCCGACCTCAGCCGCTGGGCAGAGATCGCTCCGGCGATCGGGCAGGACGAACGGCTGGCGCGGATCGAAAAGGCGCGCAAGCTCACCCGCGATTCGGGCGCCGATGCGCTGATCATCGGCGCGGGTGCCAGCCTGCGCTATTTCGCGGGCGTCTCCTGGGGTGGGACCGAGCGCCTGGTGGCGCTGATGATCCCGGTGACCGGCGATCCGATCATGATCGCACCCTATTTCGAGCTCGGCTCGCTCGAGGCGGAGCTCGCGATTCCGGTCGAGATCCGCCTGTGGCAGGAGGACGAATCGCCAACCGCGCTGGTGGCCGATGCCTGCCGCGCCTGGGGTGCGACCACGCTGGCGATCGACCCGGCGCTGCCGTTCCTGTTCGTCGACCGCATCGCCAAGAGCGCGCCGGGCCTCACGCTGACCAGCGGTGCGGCCGCGGTCGATGGCTGCCGGATGCACAAATCGGCTGCGGAAATCGCGCTGATGCAGCAGGCCAAATCGATGACGCTGGAGGCGCACCGCCGCGCTGCGCTGATCCTGCGCGAAGGCATCAGGGCGAGCGAGGTGATCCGCTTCATCGGCGATTGCCACCGGGCGATGGGCGCTGGCGCCGGAGGGAGCGGATCGAGCACCTTCTGCATGGTGCAGTTCGGGCGCGGCTCCGCCTTTCCGCACGGCCTGCCCGGCGATCCGGAACTGCACGAGGGCGACATGGTGCTGATCGATACCGGCACCACGGTGCACGGCTATCATTCGGACATCACGCGCAGCTATGTCTTTGGAAAACCCGATGACGAGCAGCGCCGGATCTGGGACCTGGAGAAGGCAGCCCAGGCCGCCGCCTTTGATGCCGCGCAGCCGGGCGATCCGTGCGAGGTGGTGGATGCCGCTGCGCGCCGTGTGCTCGAAGCCGCAGGCCTGGGCCCAGATTACGCGCTGCCCGGCCTGCCCCACCGCACCGGCCACGGTATCGGCCTGTCGATCCACGAGCCCGCCTATTTGGTGCGCGGCGACACGACGCCGCTGGCCACCGGCATGTGCTTTTCCAACGAGCCGATGATCGTCATCCCCGACCGCTTCGGCATCCGGCTGGAAGACCATTTCTACATGACCGAAAATGGCCCGCGCTGGTTCACCGAGCCGCAGGTCGCGATCGACGCGCCGTTCGGGTGA
- a CDS encoding L,D-transpeptidase family protein: MKWPKARQMAGGGMLVGIGALVGAMLSSAPGDAAIQPLAKAALPGSQTAAASSAPILAKADAAITTPEQAGYAIKSVLTIDGPLAHGNYYWDESNAPATGPMLITVDIEAQTLSVFRDGHEIGVAVILYGTPEKPTPLGAFPITQKDADHVSNLYDAPMPYMMRLTNDGVAIHGSDVEWGYGTRGCIGVPTAFAKMLFEQVKLGDIVIITNGQRINVGDAVSGV; this comes from the coding sequence ATGAAATGGCCCAAGGCACGGCAAATGGCAGGCGGCGGGATGCTGGTCGGGATTGGCGCGCTTGTTGGCGCGATGCTGTCCAGCGCGCCGGGGGATGCGGCGATCCAGCCGCTCGCCAAGGCGGCACTGCCCGGAAGCCAGACAGCGGCGGCCAGCTCCGCGCCGATCCTTGCCAAGGCCGATGCCGCAATCACCACGCCCGAACAGGCCGGCTATGCGATCAAGAGCGTGCTGACCATCGATGGTCCGCTGGCGCACGGCAATTATTACTGGGACGAGAGCAATGCCCCGGCCACCGGGCCGATGCTGATCACGGTCGATATCGAGGCGCAGACGCTGTCGGTGTTCCGCGACGGGCACGAGATCGGCGTCGCGGTGATCCTGTATGGCACGCCGGAAAAGCCGACTCCGCTGGGTGCCTTTCCGATCACCCAGAAGGACGCCGATCACGTCTCCAACCTTTATGATGCCCCGATGCCGTACATGATGCGGCTGACCAACGATGGCGTTGCGATTCACGGCAGCGATGTCGAATGGGGCTATGGCACGCGCGGCTGCATCGGCGTGCCGACCGCCTTTGCCAAGATGCTGTTCGAGCAGGTGAAGCTGGGCGATATCGTGATCATCACCAACGGCCAGCGCATCAATGTGGGCGATGCGGTCTCCGGGGTCTGA
- the rimP gene encoding ribosome maturation protein RimP produces MTDLAAVAALVEPEAQALGFDLVRVHLFGAGDDRTLQIMAERPETGQLNIDDCASLSRRISEVFDALEEAGKDPVPGSYRLEVSSPGIDRPLTRLKDYGNWLGHEARLVLTEPAQGRKQLTGDLLSLEGEMITVQDKKVGAVSVPFAQVISAKLMLTNKLIAATRPLDTSGVDDIEEIDETPELEDLEEQED; encoded by the coding sequence TTGACCGATCTCGCCGCCGTCGCCGCTCTTGTCGAACCCGAAGCCCAGGCTCTCGGCTTTGACCTGGTGCGCGTGCATCTGTTCGGCGCGGGCGATGACCGGACGCTGCAGATCATGGCCGAACGGCCCGAAACCGGCCAGCTCAACATCGACGATTGCGCCAGCCTGTCGCGCCGCATCTCGGAAGTGTTCGATGCGCTGGAAGAGGCAGGCAAGGACCCGGTGCCCGGATCGTACCGGCTCGAGGTCAGCTCGCCCGGCATTGATCGGCCGCTGACCCGGCTCAAGGATTACGGCAACTGGCTGGGCCATGAGGCGCGGCTGGTGCTGACCGAACCCGCACAGGGCCGCAAGCAGCTGACCGGCGATCTGCTCTCGCTCGAAGGCGAGATGATCACGGTGCAGGACAAGAAGGTGGGCGCGGTCTCCGTGCCGTTTGCCCAGGTGATCAGCGCCAAGCTGATGCTGACCAACAAGCTGATTGCCGCCACCCGTCCGCTGGACACCAGCGGCGTGGACGACATCGAAGAAATCGACGAAACCCCAGAACTTGAAGATCTCGAAGAACAGGAAGACTGA
- a CDS encoding GntR family transcriptional regulator: MADNSKPVYLKLRDIIAASILDGVYAEGDMLPSVRAFAAEQQANPLTVAKAYQMFQDQGLVEVQRGVGMYVAAGAVDKLRSMEREDFLKHVWPPVLRQMRRIGLSPAALLDEEKA; this comes from the coding sequence ATGGCAGACAACAGCAAACCCGTTTACCTCAAGCTCCGCGACATCATCGCGGCATCGATTCTGGACGGCGTGTACGCAGAGGGCGACATGCTTCCTTCGGTCCGGGCGTTCGCTGCCGAACAACAGGCCAATCCGCTGACGGTCGCCAAGGCGTATCAGATGTTCCAGGATCAGGGACTGGTCGAGGTGCAGCGCGGGGTCGGCATGTATGTCGCCGCCGGCGCTGTCGACAAGCTCCGCTCGATGGAGCGCGAGGACTTCCTCAAGCATGTCTGGCCGCCGGTGCTGCGCCAGATGCGGCGCATCGGCCTGTCGCCCGCCGCGCTTCTCGACGAAGAAAAGGCCTGA